In Actinoplanes octamycinicus, the genomic window ACCAGGCCGGTGCTGCCGCCGAGCCAGTAACCCACGGCCAGGATCAGGCCGGTGAGCAGCCCGAGGAGGGCGGCCGTCTTGAGTCCGTTGTGATGGCTGTGCACGTTCGACTCCTTCAGCATGCGGGCTCGTGACCCGCACCTAAGAGAACGCGAGTTTCCTGCACGTTCATCCGAGAAGTCGCTGTGAGTTAGCTGGATCGGGTGGATCAGTAACGAGAACGGCCCCGGAGCCGAAGCTCCGGGGCCGTCAACCTTGCCTGTGGCGGGTAGAGGATTCGAACCTCTGTAGCTTTCGCGACGGATTTACAGTCCGCTCCCATTGGCCGCTCGGGCAACCCGCCTGGGCAGCCACCACGCTTTCGCGCGGCAGCGGAGATGAGCATAGCCGTACCGCGAGGCCGGTCCGCAACCGGGTACGGTCGGCATGTCGCGGGGCCGGGACCGGTCCGCCGGCGACATCGACACGCATCCAGCCGCAGGAGTCTGATCATGGCAGCCAACCCGTCGTTCGACATCGTCAGCAAGGTCGACCGGCAGGAGGTCGACAACGCTTTCAACCAGGCGGAGAAGGAGCTGAGCACCCGGTTCGACTTCCGGGGCACGGGCACCGAGATCGCCAAGTCGGGCGAGGCCTTCACCATCACCTCGGAGACCGAGGAGCGGGCCACCGCCGCGCTCGACGTGTTCAAGGAGAAACTGGTCAAGCGGAGCATCTCGCTGAAGTCGGTGGACGCCGGCGAGCCGCGCCAGTCCGGCAAGACCTTCAAGATCGACGTCAAGGTGATCGAGGGCATCGAGTCCGACAAGGCCAAGGCGATCAGCAAGAAGATCCGCGACGAGGGCCCGAAGGGCGTGCAGGC contains:
- a CDS encoding YajQ family cyclic di-GMP-binding protein, with the protein product MAANPSFDIVSKVDRQEVDNAFNQAEKELSTRFDFRGTGTEIAKSGEAFTITSETEERATAALDVFKEKLVKRSISLKSVDAGEPRQSGKTFKIDVKVIEGIESDKAKAISKKIRDEGPKGVQAQIQGDQLRVTGKKRDDLQAVIALLKADDFGVALQFTNYR